A single genomic interval of Leptospira sp. WS60.C2 harbors:
- a CDS encoding NADPH-dependent FMN reductase — protein sequence MRITLVCGSHRKNSQSLKVTKFLSTVLEKKEIETSILDLGGNPLPIWDPSMWEKKSDLKDLWNGFNQDLNKSDAYIFVTPEYAGMASPALKNFFLYLSGVDISHKPGLIVTVSSGMGGSYPNAELRMSSYKNTRIVYVPDHVIVRHVESLLNSENPETKDDEYIRNRLTYVANVLVEYAKAFVSIRSSGVIDIKTYPFGL from the coding sequence GTGAGAATAACACTAGTTTGCGGTAGTCATAGAAAGAATTCTCAATCGTTAAAGGTAACAAAATTTTTATCAACGGTACTGGAGAAAAAAGAAATTGAAACCAGCATACTTGATTTAGGCGGTAATCCATTGCCTATATGGGATCCTTCCATGTGGGAAAAGAAGTCTGATTTGAAGGATTTGTGGAATGGATTCAACCAAGACTTAAATAAGTCAGATGCTTACATATTTGTTACACCAGAGTATGCGGGTATGGCAAGCCCTGCACTGAAGAACTTTTTTTTATATCTTTCAGGTGTTGACATTTCTCATAAACCAGGATTGATCGTAACTGTCTCCAGTGGAATGGGTGGAAGTTATCCTAATGCAGAATTAAGAATGTCCAGTTATAAAAATACACGTATTGTTTATGTTCCTGATCATGTTATTGTTCGCCATGTAGAATCTCTACTAAACTCCGAGAATCCTGAGACTAAGGATGATGAATACATTCGAAACCGATTAACATACGTTGCCAATGTATTGGTCGAATATGCAAAAGCTTTTGTATCCATTAGGTCAAGCGGTGTGATTGATATAAAAACTTACCCTTTTGGATTATAA
- a CDS encoding acyltransferase family protein, with product MEWELLGIILAGMVAFTCYFFKIPLPLPVANTSKDIREDRFDILRGFSMIGIVMIHIHSYFQFFHPADSQIIQSTLFFSNLARFSVPIFILTSAIFLRKKHGYWTSKLNHLIIPYVVFSILGYLIKYKDYQLFEFFEFLLLGKVFTPFYFVPLLLQFYMLFFIFDSVFTNEKWQDSLLLLAFLTNFGSNIGIFDSILPKQYHAISILNYIFFFVLGIRIGKNQIENTQVLQRTKYIFSVYLVVFIVLLIINSFIFEYDLKNHHTIYPIFMMIFFWNYLNQFNRRVTKILCFIGNQSLYIFLLHPFIIHFMHSVDPYIFGGPTLGYFFTLVLNVGIPSFAAFIIQKGKFLYQSHRLT from the coding sequence ATGGAATGGGAATTATTAGGGATCATACTAGCGGGCATGGTGGCATTTACATGTTATTTTTTCAAAATACCGTTACCTCTACCAGTCGCGAACACCTCAAAAGACATAAGAGAGGATCGCTTTGATATCCTACGTGGATTTTCTATGATTGGAATTGTTATGATTCACATACATTCCTATTTTCAATTTTTCCATCCTGCCGATTCTCAGATCATTCAAAGTACTTTATTTTTCTCAAATTTAGCAAGATTTTCTGTTCCAATCTTCATTCTGACATCCGCTATCTTCTTAAGAAAAAAACATGGATATTGGACTTCCAAATTAAATCACTTAATCATTCCTTATGTTGTTTTTTCAATATTGGGATATTTGATAAAATATAAAGACTATCAGCTTTTTGAATTCTTTGAATTTTTACTCTTGGGGAAAGTATTTACACCTTTTTATTTTGTACCGCTTTTACTCCAATTTTACATGCTCTTTTTCATATTCGATAGTGTTTTCACAAATGAGAAATGGCAAGACTCGTTATTACTTTTAGCGTTTCTTACAAATTTTGGATCAAATATAGGAATATTCGATTCTATTCTCCCAAAACAATATCATGCAATCTCTATATTGAATTATATATTTTTCTTTGTATTAGGAATTCGAATCGGGAAGAATCAAATAGAAAATACACAGGTCTTACAAAGAACTAAATATATTTTTTCAGTTTATTTAGTCGTTTTTATCGTACTACTCATCATAAACAGTTTCATTTTTGAATATGATCTCAAAAATCACCATACAATCTACCCTATCTTTATGATGATTTTCTTTTGGAACTACTTGAATCAGTTCAATCGAAGAGTGACAAAAATTCTATGTTTCATAGGGAATCAAAGTTTATATATTTTCCTGTTACACCCATTTATCATTCATTTTATGCACAGTGTTGATCCATACATATTCGGAGGACCAACACTTGGTTATTTTTTCACGCTGGTCCTGAATGTTGGAATACCGTCGTTTGCTGCCTTTATAATCCAAAAGGGTAAGTTTTTATATCAATCACACCGCTTGACCTAA
- a CDS encoding Crp/Fnr family transcriptional regulator, translating into MSKLNIPPNQRIFKEGELNNAMYIILQGNVEIFFTVNNSQTRLALMKPGDFFGEMALFSSNPRSATARTITNCELAVIESKQQLENFLVKNPKFAAKMVSIMADRLAKTNELLITSMEKSVAKKIEFSTELGKEVK; encoded by the coding sequence ATGAGCAAACTCAACATTCCACCCAATCAGAGGATCTTCAAAGAAGGGGAGTTGAATAATGCTATGTACATCATCTTACAGGGGAACGTCGAAATTTTTTTTACTGTGAATAACAGTCAAACTCGTTTGGCTTTGATGAAACCTGGAGATTTTTTTGGAGAGATGGCTCTTTTTAGCTCCAACCCAAGGAGTGCGACCGCAAGGACCATTACAAACTGCGAACTCGCTGTCATTGAAAGTAAACAACAGTTAGAAAACTTCTTGGTCAAAAATCCTAAATTTGCTGCGAAAATGGTTTCGATTATGGCAGATCGCTTGGCCAAAACAAATGAATTATTGATTACCAGCATGGAAAAATCAGTAGCCAAAAAAATTGAATTCAGCACCGAACTTGGGAAAGAAGTCAAATAA
- a CDS encoding HDOD domain-containing protein, which translates to MSIPPLMTFQEDFLSGKLITKEYVHFSEADCPELDVWIGRVVRSISLEFLHEILFTILSELLVNGCKANGKRVFFSEQGLDLWNEKDYARGIPLYKDEFGHNRKRIFSSLEKSNYNISLSTMFKEEFIEFRVRNNAKILPEEKNRILRRVEASIKYKNINDAYRESVDNEESSGLGIVLIHILLRNSGIPNQFFELVTGEDYTEVIIRIPKQLIPKENQTRIKELLIREVNSLPPLSAQINKLILIAKKKDVTFQEIAIEAAKDPAIAAEIIKIANSPLFGVHKSIVSVFEGVKRIGLKNLESIFLTLGAKKILNSRYAKQVLVWTHSFKTSMYVKFLLEEKRKHIQLLETATIAALLHDLGRMVLLSLDLSQVNQIRVLRSDDNNEISEWVEEYTVGTTHSEIGFLISEKWNFPEEILDVIRFHHKPWQCKTRNNILCQIIYLADILANIGKGKGNYFTVEPEVLEYFEIRSEKEFREMQDRFKLNFEAHREEYQNLFV; encoded by the coding sequence ATGTCGATTCCCCCACTCATGACTTTCCAGGAAGACTTCCTCTCTGGGAAATTAATCACCAAGGAATATGTCCATTTTTCGGAGGCAGATTGCCCCGAACTTGACGTATGGATTGGGCGAGTGGTCAGGAGCATTTCCCTCGAATTCTTGCACGAAATCCTATTTACCATTCTCAGCGAACTTTTAGTGAATGGATGTAAAGCAAATGGGAAGCGAGTTTTTTTCTCGGAACAGGGGTTAGATTTATGGAATGAAAAGGATTACGCCAGAGGAATTCCATTATACAAAGATGAATTTGGACACAATCGAAAACGTATATTTTCCTCCCTTGAGAAATCGAATTACAACATCTCGCTCAGCACAATGTTCAAAGAAGAGTTCATCGAATTCCGCGTGCGAAACAATGCAAAAATTCTACCCGAAGAAAAAAATAGAATCTTAAGACGAGTAGAAGCTTCCATCAAATACAAAAACATCAATGATGCTTATCGTGAATCTGTAGATAACGAAGAAAGCTCTGGACTGGGGATTGTTCTAATCCACATTCTACTTCGAAATTCAGGCATCCCCAATCAATTTTTCGAATTAGTCACCGGTGAAGATTACACAGAAGTCATCATTCGGATTCCAAAACAACTCATTCCAAAAGAAAACCAAACACGGATTAAAGAACTATTAATTCGAGAAGTAAATTCTCTTCCTCCTCTTTCAGCACAAATCAACAAACTGATTCTCATTGCAAAAAAAAAGGATGTAACATTTCAAGAAATCGCGATAGAAGCGGCCAAAGACCCTGCCATTGCTGCAGAAATCATTAAAATTGCTAATTCTCCATTGTTTGGAGTCCACAAATCGATTGTATCGGTATTCGAAGGCGTAAAACGAATCGGTTTAAAAAACTTGGAATCCATCTTTCTCACATTAGGTGCAAAAAAAATACTAAACTCTCGTTATGCGAAGCAAGTTTTAGTATGGACTCATTCTTTCAAAACATCTATGTATGTAAAATTTCTTTTGGAAGAGAAACGTAAACACATACAATTATTGGAAACGGCTACCATTGCTGCACTATTACATGATTTGGGAAGAATGGTATTACTATCCCTTGACTTAAGCCAAGTGAACCAAATTCGAGTCCTTCGAAGTGATGACAATAATGAAATCTCGGAATGGGTTGAAGAATACACGGTGGGAACTACACATTCCGAGATTGGTTTTTTGATCTCTGAAAAGTGGAACTTCCCGGAAGAAATTTTGGATGTGATTCGATTCCATCACAAACCTTGGCAGTGCAAAACAAGGAACAATATATTATGCCAAATCATATACCTGGCTGACATCCTCGCCAATATTGGGAAAGGGAAAGGGAACTATTTCACTGTCGAACCAGAAGTACTTGAGTATTTTGAAATTCGATCAGAAAAGGAATTTCGAGAAATGCAAGATCGATTTAAACTCAATTTTGAGGCACATAGAGAAGAATACCAAAATCTCTTTGTATAA
- a CDS encoding STAS domain-containing protein yields the protein MASLKYKKIVVVFKRTKYELDLETYGSIQAYKEVTKHNPEVFQRTLESHERQIRSREYLKQNVFPNADFVFREHFAPEEGSHYDLVVAHGGDNHFTYVAHLVGNTHLIGCNSDPISSVGALLGFTAEELGEAVKQNFKLTKLESWSLLDTEIIYPNGTKLKTVPAICELSIRNNSPDLTSRFWIQYQEQKEEQKCSGLLVYTGAGSTGWISSCFPKKFPPFGKHEPFFHVYSREIRVKSQETEFSLADFRALDQVEVISEMNGGLAVDSLTERHYPFPPYAKAIIRLSPEKLFVVVPLKRGESMQDLPYEIEQKRINGTVIVQIKGRMESGPLDRITQTILDEMVGNDRKHLILDFSELRYISSLGIRMILDVKMNLQKRNKEMALVGVTSSILQVFHLLGLSNAFQFFSDREEALKSFEEPSKP from the coding sequence ATGGCTTCTCTCAAATACAAGAAGATCGTTGTCGTATTCAAACGCACTAAATACGAGTTGGATTTGGAAACATATGGATCCATCCAAGCCTATAAAGAAGTCACAAAACACAATCCAGAAGTATTCCAACGCACACTTGAATCTCATGAAAGGCAAATCCGTTCTCGTGAATATCTCAAACAAAATGTATTTCCAAACGCGGACTTTGTCTTTCGTGAACACTTCGCTCCTGAGGAAGGCTCTCATTATGATTTAGTCGTAGCACATGGTGGTGATAATCATTTCACTTATGTGGCTCACTTGGTAGGGAACACACATCTCATTGGATGTAATTCTGACCCAATCTCTTCTGTCGGTGCACTTCTTGGTTTCACTGCAGAAGAATTGGGGGAAGCGGTGAAACAAAATTTCAAACTGACCAAACTGGAATCATGGTCTTTACTTGATACAGAAATCATTTATCCCAACGGAACCAAACTAAAAACAGTTCCAGCCATTTGCGAACTATCGATTCGAAACAATAGCCCTGATCTTACTTCAAGGTTTTGGATCCAATACCAAGAACAAAAGGAAGAACAAAAGTGTTCGGGTCTACTTGTATACACTGGAGCTGGATCTACGGGTTGGATTAGTTCCTGTTTTCCTAAAAAATTCCCTCCTTTCGGGAAACATGAGCCCTTTTTTCATGTTTATTCCAGAGAAATTCGGGTCAAATCGCAAGAAACAGAGTTTTCCTTGGCAGATTTTAGGGCTTTGGATCAAGTGGAAGTTATTTCCGAAATGAATGGTGGTTTGGCTGTGGATTCTCTCACGGAGAGGCATTATCCGTTTCCACCATATGCAAAAGCGATCATTCGGTTATCGCCTGAGAAATTATTTGTAGTTGTTCCACTAAAGAGAGGGGAATCCATGCAGGACTTACCATATGAAATAGAACAAAAGCGTATCAATGGAACTGTTATCGTTCAAATCAAAGGGAGAATGGAATCTGGACCACTGGATCGCATCACACAAACCATTTTGGATGAAATGGTTGGAAACGATCGGAAACATTTGATCCTTGATTTTTCTGAATTACGATACATTTCCAGTCTGGGAATTCGAATGATCTTAGATGTGAAGATGAACCTTCAAAAAAGAAATAAGGAAATGGCTTTAGTTGGTGTGACAAGTTCCATCTTACAAGTTTTTCACTTATTGGGATTATCCAATGCATTTCAATTTTTTTCAGACCGTGAAGAAGCATTAAAATCTTTTGAGGAGCCATCTAAGCCCTAG
- a CDS encoding HU family DNA-binding protein: protein MKKSEMLSELAETTGMTKKNVAAFLDSFVELAYKETKKNGAFVIPGLGKLVKRNRPKRKGRNPATGEAIVIPAKTVVKFTLSKTCKDAIVPPKK from the coding sequence ATGAAAAAGTCCGAAATGCTCAGCGAACTCGCTGAAACAACTGGTATGACCAAAAAAAATGTAGCAGCATTTTTGGACTCTTTCGTTGAACTCGCATACAAAGAAACTAAGAAGAATGGTGCATTTGTCATTCCCGGTCTCGGTAAACTTGTGAAACGTAACCGTCCAAAACGTAAAGGTAGAAACCCTGCAACAGGCGAAGCGATTGTCATTCCTGCGAAAACGGTTGTGAAGTTCACTTTGTCTAAAACTTGCAAAGACGCGATTGTCCCACCTAAAAAATAA
- a CDS encoding VanZ family protein → MDKKPYPFLPFEDSLVGEKILFVWQTSHHSEKNLKNHLLQALNITEDQMVFTPNAIKQKLMVSYPTEIRNLINENRTIEIPNLLFAIAQGKTTSNPNPALDITFELIEWLLTGFDLDEVLCETLSRLFGVALTNEFLTSVRAEYIKELRG, encoded by the coding sequence ATGGATAAAAAACCATATCCTTTTTTGCCATTTGAAGATTCCCTTGTGGGTGAAAAAATTCTCTTCGTATGGCAAACAAGTCATCACTCCGAAAAGAATTTAAAAAACCATCTTCTGCAAGCATTGAACATTACAGAAGACCAGATGGTGTTCACTCCTAATGCCATAAAACAGAAGTTAATGGTCTCTTATCCAACAGAAATCAGAAATTTAATCAACGAGAATCGAACGATAGAAATCCCAAACCTACTTTTTGCCATTGCACAAGGGAAAACAACATCCAATCCAAATCCAGCACTCGATATTACATTTGAACTGATCGAATGGTTGTTAACTGGTTTTGATTTGGATGAAGTGTTATGTGAAACCTTGTCTCGATTATTTGGTGTAGCACTTACCAATGAGTTTTTAACATCCGTTCGTGCTGAATACATCAAAGAGTTACGCGGTTAA
- a CDS encoding FAD-binding oxidoreductase: MQTRNIYKWGSPEVEEKLPTHTLDFLNNQFPVAKEFKSSLPKGELPLKPLRKSKLNSTIVTKLKKIVGNANVTLDDVSRARHSIGKFYTEIYKARMGEVTDVVDVVVSPKNEKEIEEILALANANKIPVIPFGAGSTVTKALQAPKGGISLDLSRLNRIIEFNAIDSTVTVEAGVYGPELEKHLNERGYTCGHFPQSFEFSTVGGWIAAKGAGQASTGYGKIEDILLGLTAITPAGKFESKAYPAASIGPDLYRVFLGTEGSFGVITKATLKIRRYHSENSAKGSFIFKNFEKAVETMREVMQGGFGKPHFFRIQDPEETDISFHMSGLHGGKEDIFLRFIGYKPMQRSLMHIIVDGDPTYTKEVLKKIKKIAKKNGGFSTGESPVNKWLHQRYSSAYLRDYLMDEGIRIDTLETAVTWSNLHTLWENTRAYIKSFDNTACMVHISHAYETGANLYFIFISPMSEKNEEANFNKFHKGIIDSIHENGGSLSHHHGIGRMLSPWMEKEVGKEGLRILSSLKKTFDPKGIMNPGGLLGLK, from the coding sequence ATGCAAACTCGAAACATCTATAAATGGGGATCTCCAGAAGTGGAAGAGAAACTTCCCACGCACACATTGGATTTCTTAAACAATCAATTCCCCGTTGCAAAAGAATTTAAATCATCGCTCCCGAAAGGAGAGCTCCCTCTAAAACCGTTAAGAAAATCAAAACTAAATTCTACGATTGTAACAAAACTAAAAAAAATTGTGGGGAACGCCAATGTTACGTTAGATGATGTTAGCCGTGCGAGACACTCGATTGGGAAATTTTATACAGAAATTTATAAAGCCAGAATGGGTGAGGTGACAGATGTTGTTGATGTTGTAGTCTCTCCGAAGAATGAAAAGGAAATTGAAGAGATCTTAGCTCTTGCAAATGCAAATAAAATTCCTGTCATTCCGTTTGGCGCGGGTTCTACGGTCACAAAAGCGTTACAGGCTCCCAAAGGTGGAATCTCCCTCGATCTATCACGCCTGAACCGAATCATTGAATTTAATGCAATTGATTCTACCGTCACTGTCGAAGCGGGTGTGTATGGACCAGAACTTGAAAAACATTTGAATGAAAGAGGTTATACCTGTGGTCATTTCCCTCAATCGTTTGAATTTTCCACTGTAGGTGGTTGGATTGCTGCGAAAGGGGCAGGCCAGGCATCCACTGGATACGGGAAAATTGAAGACATCTTACTTGGATTAACTGCCATCACTCCTGCTGGTAAATTTGAATCAAAAGCATATCCTGCTGCTTCCATTGGACCAGATCTGTATCGGGTCTTTCTTGGTACCGAAGGAAGTTTTGGTGTCATTACAAAAGCGACTTTAAAAATTCGAAGATACCATTCAGAAAATTCAGCGAAGGGATCCTTTATCTTTAAAAACTTTGAAAAGGCTGTTGAGACCATGCGTGAAGTCATGCAAGGTGGATTCGGGAAACCACATTTTTTCCGGATCCAAGATCCAGAAGAGACGGACATATCATTTCATATGAGTGGTCTTCATGGTGGGAAAGAAGATATATTTTTACGTTTTATCGGATACAAACCTATGCAGAGATCCCTTATGCACATCATTGTTGATGGGGATCCCACTTATACCAAAGAAGTATTGAAGAAAATCAAAAAGATCGCAAAGAAGAATGGTGGCTTCTCTACTGGAGAATCACCAGTGAATAAATGGTTACATCAAAGGTATTCGAGTGCGTACCTTCGTGATTACTTGATGGATGAAGGAATTCGTATTGATACATTGGAGACAGCGGTTACTTGGTCCAACTTACACACATTATGGGAAAATACTCGTGCTTATATCAAAAGTTTTGACAACACTGCATGTATGGTTCACATTTCTCATGCGTATGAAACAGGTGCTAATTTGTATTTCATCTTCATTAGTCCAATGAGCGAAAAAAATGAAGAAGCCAATTTTAATAAATTTCATAAAGGAATCATTGATAGCATTCATGAGAATGGTGGTTCCTTGTCACATCATCATGGTATCGGAAGAATGTTATCTCCTTGGATGGAAAAAGAAGTAGGGAAAGAAGGTCTTCGTATTCTTTCTTCTCTCAAAAAAACTTTTGATCCAAAAGGGATTATGAATCCAGGTGGATTGTTAGGACTAAAATAA
- a CDS encoding TetR/AcrR family transcriptional regulator, which translates to MGVSERKKREFAQRETDILNCAIEFFRTKHPSLVKMDDIAKHLEIGRGTIYLHFKSKDDLMARIQYEDYVRLRKRLEKAFEEKTAIEMSRRAIRAYIDHCLGDKHMYLVAKQCGVNLNIENVSEEMRKMLYDERSTRLSLLEKIYKQAKNENLINSRGTYPNVAVAWGMIRGAVEVILDGHFQNEIKSEKAYLETIEHVLFFGLFSGGSKGET; encoded by the coding sequence ATGGGTGTTTCGGAACGAAAAAAAAGAGAGTTTGCTCAGAGAGAAACGGATATTCTAAATTGCGCGATTGAATTTTTTCGAACCAAACATCCATCACTTGTGAAGATGGATGATATCGCCAAACATTTGGAAATCGGACGTGGAACCATTTATCTACACTTCAAAAGTAAAGATGATCTGATGGCTCGTATCCAATATGAAGATTACGTTCGGCTTCGGAAACGTCTCGAAAAAGCATTTGAAGAAAAAACTGCAATCGAAATGTCAAGACGTGCGATTAGGGCTTATATAGACCATTGTTTAGGAGACAAACATATGTATCTTGTTGCTAAACAATGTGGTGTGAATCTTAACATTGAAAATGTTTCAGAAGAAATGCGGAAGATGTTGTATGATGAAAGGTCGACTCGTTTGTCTCTCTTAGAGAAAATATACAAACAAGCTAAAAATGAAAATCTAATCAATTCTCGTGGAACCTATCCGAATGTTGCTGTTGCTTGGGGAATGATACGCGGTGCCGTTGAAGTCATTTTAGATGGTCACTTCCAAAATGAAATCAAAAGTGAAAAGGCTTATTTAGAAACAATCGAACATGTATTGTTTTTTGGATTATTTTCAGGCGGAAGCAAAGGAGAGACATGA
- a CDS encoding diacylglycerol kinase family protein, translating into MRKIKVILNPVSGGGLSAKVWKKIEPILIQKGMSYSFEATTKEKAAKDIAKEAVKAEYHWILGIGGDGTFSNIINGLFENGKLINKNVVFSPIPAGRGNDFIKTVKVPKNPVKALEQVLNGTERNIDLIDVTYTKSDQSKGKYLCLNLADFGMGGEVVYRVNKSKLGRFIGGKGVFLLYTVVCLFSYTNKKITLTLSKFEKITNKCRLVVCANGEFAGGGMWFAPKAKLDDGKMDLLAIQDVSIFETLRKFGNLYQGKLSDDAKVISKQITELTAESEEDVFIDVDGENMGQLPAQFKVLPKVLPIKC; encoded by the coding sequence ATGAGAAAGATAAAGGTAATTTTAAATCCAGTTTCGGGTGGAGGTCTTTCCGCAAAAGTATGGAAAAAAATTGAACCGATACTCATCCAAAAAGGAATGTCGTATTCTTTCGAAGCAACCACAAAAGAAAAAGCAGCAAAGGATATAGCCAAGGAAGCAGTCAAAGCAGAGTATCATTGGATTCTCGGGATTGGTGGTGATGGTACATTTTCGAATATCATAAACGGATTATTTGAAAATGGCAAATTAATCAATAAAAATGTTGTTTTTAGTCCGATTCCAGCGGGAAGAGGAAACGACTTTATCAAAACAGTGAAGGTTCCGAAAAATCCAGTGAAAGCATTAGAGCAAGTGTTAAATGGAACGGAACGAAATATTGACTTGATTGATGTTACTTATACTAAGTCAGACCAATCAAAAGGGAAATATTTGTGTTTGAATTTGGCCGATTTTGGAATGGGTGGTGAGGTTGTATACCGAGTCAACAAATCCAAGTTAGGTAGGTTTATCGGTGGTAAGGGTGTCTTTTTGCTGTATACAGTTGTTTGTCTTTTTTCTTATACCAACAAAAAGATTACTCTCACACTCTCAAAGTTTGAAAAAATCACAAATAAATGTAGATTGGTTGTTTGTGCCAACGGAGAATTTGCTGGTGGTGGGATGTGGTTTGCGCCTAAAGCAAAATTAGATGATGGAAAAATGGATCTTCTCGCCATTCAAGATGTCTCGATATTTGAAACTCTAAGAAAGTTCGGTAATCTTTACCAAGGAAAACTTTCAGATGATGCAAAAGTGATTTCAAAACAAATTACAGAACTCACAGCAGAATCGGAAGAGGATGTATTCATCGATGTGGATGGAGAGAATATGGGCCAACTTCCGGCTCAATTTAAAGTCCTTCCGAAAGTATTGCCAATCAAATGTTAA
- a CDS encoding glycerol-3-phosphate dehydrogenase/oxidase gives MKHITKQENSRLDHLKKEYDILVIGGGITGANVLWDATLRGYNCLLVEKNDYASGTSQATSKLIHGGLRYLKNFEIGLVRESLSERRYLAKISPHAVRPMGFIIPIRSFFQRIQLLLGMELYNLLSFDRNKEIDPDVQLPKYRWNSIAETIYKVMGLNRKSLKGSFQYYDYANPNPEKHTTEFILSAKEKGAHAFNYLSVTTLKKQNSGGYTVGLTDQITGKKVLISAKVVVNSAGPWADLIETMAGVSAEKKLVRSKGIHAVVRNICGNECVVLSKRDGSHLFVIPWRGKTIVGTTDTAYEDDPDKFKVKQSEIVDLIDEVNHSFGFAKLTLKDVDYYYGGLRPLVEDPGSTEGTYSASRKSEILHYESEGFPGFFSALGGKYTTSRAVAESLVNAIDVHVKGKESPCVTKFTPLLGGRYQNLKELVDEIQFKFPHVSGAKIDVLVRRYGSTTWRILQGKGTDSYQIPNGEVYYEEEVEYLVLHEDIHHLTDFYFRRSGVGTVGKLDPAVRSRLDKKIAKLLGWNAERLKEESKKVDERYDWFVD, from the coding sequence ATGAAACATATTACAAAACAAGAGAATTCGAGATTAGACCATTTAAAAAAAGAATATGATATTCTTGTGATTGGTGGCGGTATCACTGGAGCCAATGTGTTATGGGATGCAACCTTAAGAGGTTATAATTGCCTTCTTGTGGAAAAAAATGATTATGCTTCTGGTACAAGCCAGGCCACTTCCAAACTCATACATGGTGGCCTTCGGTACTTAAAAAATTTTGAAATAGGACTTGTTAGAGAATCCTTATCAGAAAGGCGATATTTAGCAAAAATATCGCCCCATGCAGTTCGTCCTATGGGTTTTATCATACCGATTCGTTCGTTCTTCCAAAGGATTCAACTCCTACTTGGGATGGAGTTGTATAATCTACTGTCTTTTGATCGGAACAAAGAAATTGATCCAGATGTGCAACTACCGAAATACAGATGGAATTCGATTGCTGAAACCATATATAAGGTGATGGGTCTCAATCGAAAGTCATTGAAAGGTAGTTTTCAATATTATGATTATGCCAATCCAAATCCAGAAAAGCACACAACTGAATTTATTTTGTCTGCCAAAGAGAAGGGCGCTCATGCCTTTAACTACTTGTCCGTAACAACTTTAAAAAAGCAAAATAGCGGTGGTTATACGGTTGGGTTAACAGATCAAATTACTGGGAAAAAAGTATTAATTTCTGCAAAAGTTGTCGTGAATTCGGCAGGACCGTGGGCTGATTTGATTGAAACCATGGCGGGTGTTTCTGCTGAGAAAAAATTAGTTCGATCCAAGGGGATCCATGCTGTAGTTCGGAATATCTGCGGAAATGAATGTGTGGTATTATCAAAACGCGACGGGTCCCATTTATTTGTCATACCGTGGAGAGGCAAAACGATCGTAGGAACGACGGACACGGCTTATGAGGATGATCCAGACAAATTCAAAGTGAAACAATCCGAGATTGTGGATTTGATCGATGAAGTGAATCATAGTTTTGGTTTTGCGAAACTCACACTAAAGGATGTGGATTACTATTACGGGGGACTTCGTCCTCTTGTAGAAGATCCAGGGAGTACCGAAGGAACATACTCTGCCTCTAGAAAATCTGAAATTTTGCATTACGAGAGTGAAGGGTTTCCAGGGTTTTTCTCTGCGTTAGGTGGAAAGTACACCACAAGTCGTGCCGTTGCGGAAAGTTTGGTAAATGCAATTGATGTACATGTGAAAGGTAAAGAAAGTCCTTGTGTCACAAAGTTTACACCTTTGTTAGGTGGTCGTTACCAAAACCTAAAAGAGTTGGTGGATGAGATCCAATTCAAATTTCCCCATGTGTCAGGTGCCAAAATTGATGTTTTGGTGAGACGGTATGGAAGTACAACTTGGCGTATTTTGCAGGGGAAGGGAACTGATTCTTATCAAATTCCCAACGGCGAAGTGTATTATGAAGAAGAAGTGGAATACCTCGTTTTGCATGAAGACATTCACCATCTAACAGATTTTTATTTTAGAAGGTCTGGTGTTGGTACGGTTGGAAAATTGGATCCAGCTGTTCGATCTCGATTGGATAAAAAAATTGCAAAACTTCTAGGATGGAATGCGGAACGATTGAAAGAAGAATCCAAAAAAGTCGACGAACGATACGACTGGTTTGTTGATTAA